The Naumovozyma dairenensis CBS 421 chromosome 11, complete genome genome includes a window with the following:
- the HSE1 gene encoding ESCRT-0 subunit protein HSE1 (similar to Saccharomyces cerevisiae HSE1 (YHL002W); ancestral locus Anc_2.502) encodes MNINLRNAILKATDPKLRTDNWQYIIGTCDIVKEDPEDNGKEAIELIEKRLEQTDANVILRTLSLIVSLAENCGSRLKQLISSKKLTAILFTLIEKQNIHITVKKEVAKVVSQLADSFKKDPSLKSMKDLHKKIKKVAPYLYEKPDSLPPKTQMSSSSKDSEEKELEEALRLSLTEYEKQQQQHQVERSTQNISMDSSQQSANTSAQNQSSQPQSNYYYSTEQQQQPTIVRKVRALYDLAGSGSDELSFKKGDVIMVLEQVYKDWWKGKLRDQTGIFPLNYVTPVPEPTSEELRLGNERIASLLQQKRTVDQLHSTLKMNNSTASPTAIIQNQEVNDVYSSVTPLRPQITRMIGSLAQEKDDLNSLREILANAESTYSKLLDNAANTYKPFVTPSAYQPSAPLYQGNATFGSSNTNYLSNGSGPQIQLQNGMAYSQAPQPQQPQAQTNPQQTLYQAPPF; translated from the coding sequence ATGAATATTAACCTTAGAAACGCTATTTTGAAAGCCACGGATCCTAAACTCAGGACAGACAATTGGCAATATATCATTGGGACTTGTGATATAGTTAAAGAAGATCCTGAAGACAATGGCAAGGAAGCTATAGAActcattgaaaaaagattgGAACAGACTGATGCAAATGTGATCTTAAGGACATTATCTTTAATCGTATCTTTGGCTGAGAATTGTGGGTCACGATTGAAACAGCTCATTAGCTCTAAAAAACTCACCGCTATTTTATTCACATTGATTGAAAAGcaaaatattcatataaCTGTGAAGAAAGAAGTCGCAAAAGTTGTATCCCAATTAGCTGATTCTTTTAAGAAGGATCCATCTTTAAAGTCGATGAAAGACTTACATAAGAAAATTAAGAAAGTTGCCCCTTACTTATACGAAAAACCGGATTCATTACCACCAAAGACACAAATGTCGTCTTCATCGAAGGATagtgaagaaaaagaattagaagaagcTCTGAGATTATCTTTGACTGAATATGAAaagcagcagcagcaacatCAAGTTGAGCGATCGACACAAAATATCTCAATGGATTCTTCACAACAGAGTGCCAATACTAGTGCTCAAAATCAATCATCTCAGCCTCAAAGTAATTATTACTATAGTActgaacaacaacaacaacccACAATTGTAAGGAAAGTACGAGCACTATATGACCTAGCAGGCAGTGGCTCTGACGAATTGTCATTCAAAAAAGGTGATGTAATTATGGTCTTGGAACAAGTTTATAAGGATTGGTGGAAAGGGAAACTACGTGATCAAACTGGCATCTTCCCTTTAAATTATGTTACTCCAGTACCAGAACCTACTTCTGAAGAACTACGATTGGgaaatgaaagaattgCCTCTTTGCtacaacaaaaaagaacGGTAGATCAATTACACTCAACGTTAAAAATGAACAACAGTACAGCAAGCCCTACAGCAATTATTCAAAACCAAGAAGTTAATGATGTTTATAGTTCGGTAACTCCATTAAGACCCCAAATTACTAGAATGATAGGTTCATTGGcacaagaaaaagatgatCTAAACTCATTGCGTGAAATATTAGCTAACGCAGAATCTACTTATTCTAAGCTATTAGACAATGCAGCAAATACTTATAAACCTTTTGTTACACCATCTGCATACCAGCCATCTGCACCTCTATATCAAGGTAATGCCACATTTGGTTCATCTAATACGAATTATCTGAGTAACGGATCAGGTCCACAAATACAACTGCAAAATGGGATGGCTTACTCTCAAGCACCACAACCACAACAACCACAGGCCCAAACAAACCCTCAACAAACCCTCTATCAGGCACCTCCATTTTAG
- the NDAI0K02140 gene encoding uncharacterized protein, translated as MRIVRYISESKMDKVVKRIMYAKPANFLYILKKFSTLLHDVRENGPESSKEMIVRNHNITNEDGSDREVAQWLDNMINKGMNKNGEIAAVKRFVRHVQISKETAAALSIFGAVAHACVLTAGGICVVLMIAMGIGMTFWVIHLIRELTDLFPFSIFILYYICIL; from the coding sequence ATGAGAATTGTCAGGTATATTTCGGAGTCTAAAATGGATAAGGTAGTCAAAAGGATCATGTATGCAAAGCCAGCTAATTTcttgtatattttaaagaaattctCAACTTTGCTACACGACGTAAGAGAAAATGGACCGGAATCATCTAAGGAGATGATCGTGAGAAATCATAATATCACGAATGAAGATGGATCCGATAGAGAAGTTGCTCAATGGTTGGACAATATGATCAATAAGGGAATGAATAAAAACGGTGAAATTGCGGCTGTCAAAAGGTTTGTTAGGCATGTTCAAATATCGAAAGAAACTGCTGCAGCCCTGAGTATATTCGGTGCAGTGGCTCATGCTTGTGTATTAACCGCTGGTGGTATATGTGTCGTCTTGATGATAGCCATGGGTATTGGGATGACATTTTGGGTAATCCATCTAATTCGTGAATTGACTGatctttttcctttttctatttttatCCTGTATTATATATGCATCTTATAG